In bacterium, one DNA window encodes the following:
- the cas6 gene encoding CRISPR-associated endoribonuclease Cas6, with protein sequence MRFSLILKGNSIKTEKNKDIRKYFISFLKKIFSTASQLEYEELFSTKKVKPYVYSPFLGLNWEKGILGPDISIIFSSGDISVISHFWNGILSLQKNENAFIEIEGVKFVLENIQLLPQRRINSSKIICKSIGAIVMTDPSASPSNFSEWFTVPSKDNIQKFNEVFNERTAISYSSILGKTLKSNIQFNILPDYRITEIIVPVFGGYAKGFKGGFSLEGNPEVLQFLYDFGIGVRTGQGFGMIDVIKQL encoded by the coding sequence ATGCGATTTTCTCTTATTTTGAAAGGCAACTCTATAAAGACAGAAAAGAATAAAGACATCAGAAAGTATTTCATATCATTTCTTAAAAAGATATTCTCCACCGCCTCACAATTAGAATACGAAGAACTATTTAGTACCAAGAAGGTAAAACCCTATGTCTATTCTCCATTTCTCGGGCTAAACTGGGAGAAAGGTATTTTAGGACCTGATATATCTATCATTTTTTCTTCCGGTGATATTTCAGTAATTTCTCACTTTTGGAATGGAATACTATCTCTTCAAAAGAACGAGAATGCATTTATAGAAATTGAAGGAGTAAAGTTTGTCCTTGAGAATATACAACTTCTCCCACAGCGTAGGATAAATTCCTCAAAGATTATTTGTAAATCCATAGGTGCAATAGTAATGACAGACCCATCTGCTTCTCCTTCTAACTTTTCTGAATGGTTTACAGTTCCCTCAAAAGATAACATACAGAAGTTCAATGAAGTATTTAATGAAAGAACAGCAATAAGTTATAGTTCTATCTTAGGAAAAACATTGAAAAGTAATATACAATTTAATATCCTACCGGATTATAGAATAACAGAAATAATAGTTCCTGTTTTTGGTGGATATGCAAAAGGATTTAAAGGTGGCTTTTCCCTTGAAGGGAATCCTGAAGTATTGCAATTTTTATATGATTTTGGGATAGGAGTAAGAACTGGCCAGGGTTTTGGAATGATTGATGTAATAAAACAGTTATGA
- a CDS encoding dihydroorotate dehydrogenase electron transfer subunit produces the protein MEAKKFIIKDNLFLTEKLYLLELEGNFNKVPVPGQFVHIKIEPFFLRRPFSIAGYSKNYLKIVYKVVGRATEVLSRKQNGELLDVIGPLGNGFPVNKKWKNIYLAGGGTGIAPLLFLTEALLQQNCSITFFYGARTSECIAFNILPYKVNYVFSTDDGSYGEKGLLGDILEKHIEKDGSPDVIYGGGPYGLLKDIARISQEYETPAFVSMENRMACGVGICYGCVTKIKGKNGWEYKRVCKDGPVFNVKEVVWE, from the coding sequence ATGGAAGCAAAAAAATTCATAATAAAAGATAATCTTTTTCTGACAGAAAAACTTTATCTATTGGAATTAGAAGGAAATTTTAATAAGGTACCTGTACCTGGACAGTTTGTACATATAAAGATAGAGCCATTCTTTTTAAGAAGACCTTTTTCTATCGCAGGATATAGCAAAAATTATTTAAAGATAGTTTATAAAGTGGTAGGAAGAGCAACTGAGGTATTGAGTAGAAAACAAAATGGAGAATTACTTGATGTTATAGGACCACTGGGAAATGGTTTTCCTGTTAATAAAAAATGGAAAAATATATATCTTGCTGGTGGAGGAACAGGTATTGCTCCCCTTCTATTTCTCACAGAAGCATTATTACAGCAAAACTGTAGTATAACTTTTTTTTATGGAGCAAGAACTTCTGAATGTATTGCTTTTAATATCCTGCCTTATAAAGTTAACTATGTATTTTCTACTGATGATGGTTCTTATGGGGAGAAGGGATTACTCGGTGATATACTTGAAAAACATATAGAGAAAGATGGTTCACCAGATGTTATATATGGAGGAGGACCTTACGGATTACTTAAAGATATAGCGAGAATTTCTCAGGAATATGAAACACCTGCTTTTGTTTCAATGGAAAACAGGATGGCGTGTGGAGTGGGTATATGTTATGGATGTGTCACTAAAATAAAAGGGAAAAATGGATGGGAATATAAAAGAGTATGTAAGGATGGACCTGTTTTTAATGTAAAAGAGGTTGTATGGGAATAA
- a CDS encoding dihydroorotate dehydrogenase has protein sequence MGIKGIEIRLGKLNLKTPVIIASGIFSYGEVKLNYLDYEKIGAIVTKTITLNPRKGNPQPRIWETSSGMINCIGLQNPGIKEFLEKGLYKIDGVKTIVSISGESPEEIKRMLELLVKKGVETIELNLSCPNVNRNNRMVAQSPEDTYNFIRNAKEIFKRETVIAKLSPNITDITEIALSAEEAGADAISLINTLKAVAVDIENMRIIEGGLSGSCVKPVGLKAVYDVYKKVKIPVIGMGGITTGKDALEYILAGASAVGIGSGLFSNPYIVDQIYETFTEFLKTHRLKNISEATGLLNEKKKSGERTKGEKG, from the coding sequence ATGGGAATAAAAGGGATAGAAATCAGGTTGGGCAAACTTAATTTAAAAACACCTGTGATTATAGCAAGCGGAATATTCAGTTATGGAGAGGTAAAACTTAACTACCTTGACTATGAAAAAATTGGAGCAATAGTAACAAAGACAATCACACTTAACCCTCGCAAAGGCAATCCTCAACCCCGTATCTGGGAGACATCTTCAGGAATGATAAACTGCATCGGGCTTCAAAATCCGGGTATAAAGGAATTTCTGGAGAAAGGACTATACAAGATAGATGGTGTTAAGACAATTGTAAGTATATCTGGAGAAAGTCCTGAAGAGATAAAAAGAATGTTAGAACTGCTTGTAAAAAAAGGAGTAGAAACAATAGAGTTAAATCTTTCCTGTCCAAATGTAAATAGAAATAATCGTATGGTTGCTCAATCTCCAGAGGATACATACAATTTTATTAGAAATGCAAAAGAGATATTTAAAAGAGAAACTGTTATAGCAAAATTATCTCCAAATATAACAGATATAACCGAAATAGCATTATCTGCAGAAGAGGCAGGGGCAGATGCAATAAGTTTAATAAATACCTTAAAAGCAGTTGCTGTAGATATAGAAAATATGAGGATTATTGAAGGCGGGCTTTCAGGTTCCTGTGTAAAACCTGTAGGACTGAAGGCGGTATATGATGTATATAAAAAAGTGAAAATTCCAGTAATAGGTATGGGAGGAATAACAACAGGCAAAGACGCTCTGGAATATATCCTTGCAGGAGCAAGTGCTGTGGGGATTGGGAGTGGACTTTTTTCTAACCCTTATATTGTAGACCAGATATATGAGACATTTACAGAATTTTTGAAAACACATAGATTAAAAAACATATCTGAAGCAACAGGGCTTCTAAATGAAAAAAAGAAATCGGGAGAAAGAACAAAAGGAGAAAAGGGTTAG
- a CDS encoding O-antigen ligase family protein, whose protein sequence is MKKRNREKEQKEKRVSPYNGFIIISICIFVFFRFFVDGLSYPVYNFIWNIYFFLLTITHILIKNFKIELDKTSILLLLYFTISSISTGISPIKGTGVGFNAQILAYWCIFFLVKEVFKTVDEKKILLFTIIISGFLICIYGIDQYFFGLKQTKEFIYSRPELLKTLPPTFLERIQSNRVFATFIYPNIFASFLLFLIPLSFFLSISRERIILRVIAMATLILSLWNIFLTGSSGGIYILLFVLQIITIFLIFDTRRLRIILPALIIFEMLFMYGGYTAGKLPKMSSFVDRVNYWKAATTVFKEHPLVGVGPENYKYYYLKYKTPGAMEAKHPHSIFFASLAETGIVGTFFLFAFFITIGINLFTNAKVSMLEAGVSFSFLSFLLHNFIDFNFINPAVAVLFFIGGGLASTNPKENKFNRYRSLTDGVNFLIILLLIFTTIEYTRFSLSQREMALSEEESDINTKLYYIEKAGKLYGNNFEIYEKKGDIFYTIFTFKKELIYKQQAEILYLQAINLNPLLISCYRKLAFLYEATGDYKDAERMYLKVLKLYPDKKQYNIEMALFYKKTGDEDRFRYYYEKSKGLNAVSVEEGMVIEGYEKWIESLK, encoded by the coding sequence ATGAAAAAAAGAAATCGGGAGAAAGAACAAAAGGAGAAAAGGGTTAGTCCTTATAATGGTTTTATTATTATAAGTATCTGTATCTTTGTTTTTTTTAGATTTTTTGTTGATGGGTTAAGTTATCCTGTATATAATTTTATCTGGAATATCTATTTTTTCTTGCTTACCATAACCCATATTCTGATTAAAAATTTTAAAATAGAACTTGATAAAACATCTATATTACTTCTCCTTTATTTCACCATATCATCCATATCAACAGGTATTTCACCTATAAAAGGGACAGGAGTTGGTTTTAATGCACAGATACTTGCTTACTGGTGTATATTCTTTTTGGTAAAAGAGGTATTCAAAACAGTTGATGAGAAAAAAATTTTGCTTTTCACTATTATTATCAGCGGGTTTCTCATTTGTATCTACGGAATAGACCAGTATTTTTTTGGTCTTAAACAGACAAAGGAATTTATATATTCCAGACCTGAACTTCTAAAAACGTTACCACCTACATTCCTTGAAAGAATCCAGAGTAACAGGGTTTTTGCAACATTTATATATCCCAATATATTTGCATCATTCCTGCTGTTTCTTATACCTCTTTCATTTTTTTTATCCATATCCAGAGAGAGAATTATTTTAAGGGTAATAGCAATGGCAACACTTATACTTTCTCTCTGGAATATATTTCTTACGGGTTCCAGTGGTGGTATATATATACTTCTTTTTGTTTTACAGATAATAACAATTTTTCTGATATTTGATACACGAAGATTAAGAATTATTCTGCCTGCCTTAATCATCTTTGAAATGTTGTTTATGTATGGTGGATATACAGCAGGGAAACTCCCCAAAATGAGTTCTTTTGTTGATAGAGTAAACTACTGGAAAGCAGCCACTACAGTATTTAAAGAACATCCTTTAGTTGGAGTAGGACCAGAAAATTATAAATATTACTATTTAAAATATAAAACACCCGGTGCGATGGAAGCAAAACATCCTCATTCTATATTTTTTGCATCACTCGCTGAAACAGGTATTGTAGGCACATTTTTCTTATTTGCTTTTTTTATAACTATAGGGATAAACCTTTTTACAAATGCAAAAGTGTCAATGTTAGAAGCAGGAGTGTCTTTCTCTTTTCTTTCTTTCCTTCTCCATAATTTCATTGATTTTAATTTTATCAATCCCGCTGTTGCTGTTCTATTTTTTATAGGTGGTGGGCTTGCTTCAACTAACCCAAAAGAAAATAAATTTAATAGATATCGCTCCTTGACAGATGGGGTTAATTTTCTTATTATATTACTGCTAATTTTTACTACTATAGAATATACAAGATTTTCTCTTTCGCAGAGAGAAATGGCTCTTTCAGAAGAGGAAAGTGATATAAATACTAAACTTTACTACATTGAAAAAGCAGGAAAGTTGTATGGGAATAATTTTGAAATATATGAGAAGAAAGGAGATATTTTCTATACCATTTTTACTTTTAAGAAAGAACTAATCTATAAACAGCAGGCAGAAATTTTATATTTACAGGCAATCAATTTAAATCCATTATTAATAAGTTGTTATAGAAAACTTGCATTTCTATATGAAGCCACAGGAGATTATAAAGATGCGGAAAGAATGTATCTAAAAGTTCTAAAATTATATCCTGATAAGAAACAGTACAATATAGAAATGGCTTTGTTTTATAAAAAGACAGGGGATGAAGACAGGTTTCGTTACTATTACGAAAAAAGCAAGGGACTCAATGCAGTTTCAGTAGAGGAAGGTATGGTTATAGAAGGATATGAAAAATGGATAGAATCGCTGAAATAG
- the metG gene encoding methionine--tRNA ligase, with product MKIYITTPIYYINAEPHIGHTYTTIAADTLARFYRMSDYDVFFLTGTDEHGQKIYEAAQKQNITINEFVDRNSTIYKNLWDTLNISYTRFIRTTEPMHVETVKKIFVKLLEKGDLYKGEYTGYYCTPCESYAIPEDESNPLCPDCKRQMSKISEPSYFFRISKYAKQLEKFIEENNFVKPDFRKNEVLNFIRSGLYDVSITRKNVEWGISAPTSEGYTIYVWFDALINYLSGIGYMQDDNSFLKYWPPDVQFIGKDIIRFHHIIWPCLLLALDLPLPKTIFAHGWWISGKDKISKSKGNIVSPQNIIAEYGLDAFRYFLLREVPFGLDGEYSEDGFKKRYNSDLVNDLGNLVNRTLNLIETKTQGVISNVTPDTSLVNLAITSSEKYFEKMEKIAFSEALEEIWKLVSYLNRFLDEKAPWREGCSNVKEILYSTIYGIRNVSIMLAPFIPFSSLRIWQMIGFDGDPNRDGFKLLNQKMSEGIRIKKREIIFPRKK from the coding sequence ATGAAGATTTATATAACTACTCCTATATATTATATAAATGCAGAGCCCCATATAGGACATACCTATACAACTATTGCTGCTGATACCCTCGCAAGGTTCTATAGAATGTCTGACTATGACGTTTTCTTTCTCACAGGAACAGATGAACATGGACAGAAAATATATGAAGCAGCCCAAAAACAGAATATAACCATAAATGAGTTTGTTGATAGAAATTCTACCATATATAAAAATCTCTGGGATACATTAAATATCTCCTATACAAGATTCATAAGAACAACTGAACCAATGCATGTGGAAACTGTAAAAAAGATATTTGTCAAACTATTAGAAAAAGGAGACCTGTATAAAGGAGAATATACTGGATACTACTGTACTCCCTGTGAAAGTTATGCAATACCGGAAGATGAGAGTAATCCACTCTGTCCTGACTGTAAAAGACAGATGAGTAAAATCTCTGAACCATCCTACTTCTTCCGTATTTCAAAGTATGCAAAGCAACTTGAAAAATTTATTGAAGAAAACAATTTTGTTAAACCGGATTTCAGAAAAAATGAGGTGCTTAATTTTATCAGGTCAGGGTTGTATGATGTGAGTATCACAAGAAAAAATGTTGAATGGGGTATTTCTGCTCCAACATCTGAAGGTTATACTATTTACGTATGGTTTGATGCTCTTATTAACTATTTAAGTGGGATAGGTTATATGCAAGATGATAACTCATTTTTAAAGTACTGGCCACCGGATGTACAGTTTATAGGAAAGGATATTATAAGATTTCATCATATTATATGGCCCTGTCTTTTACTTGCACTGGACCTTCCACTTCCTAAAACTATATTTGCTCATGGCTGGTGGATATCCGGTAAAGACAAAATTTCAAAATCAAAAGGCAATATAGTTTCACCACAGAACATTATAGCAGAATACGGACTGGATGCTTTCAGATACTTCCTTTTAAGAGAAGTCCCTTTTGGACTGGATGGTGAGTATTCAGAAGATGGTTTCAAAAAAAGGTATAATAGTGACCTTGTTAATGACCTGGGAAATCTTGTAAATAGAACCCTTAACCTTATAGAAACAAAAACACAGGGTGTGATAAGTAATGTAACACCTGATACATCTCTTGTAAATCTTGCTATTACTTCATCTGAAAAATATTTTGAAAAGATGGAGAAGATTGCGTTTTCAGAAGCACTTGAGGAGATATGGAAACTTGTATCCTATCTAAACAGATTTCTTGATGAAAAAGCCCCATGGCGGGAAGGATGCAGCAATGTAAAAGAAATTCTTTACAGTACCATCTATGGCATCCGTAATGTATCAATAATGCTTGCTCCTTTTATTCCTTTTTCTTCTTTAAGAATATGGCAGATGATAGGTTTTGATGGAGACCCTAACAGAGATGGATTTAAACTGTTAAACCAGAAAATGTCAGAAGGTATAAGGATTAAAAAAAGGGAGATAATCTTCCCGAGGAAAAAATAA
- the pyrH gene encoding UMP kinase, translating to MKPLYKRFVLKLSGEALQGEEKFGINSKAIISIAKEIKDVWQLGCEIGIVLGGGNIYRGNTRDKEITDPVTADYMGMLATVINGLALQNTLEKLGLETRVQSAFDMKQFCEMYIRRRAIRHLEKRRIVIFVGGTGNPYFTTDTAAALKAIEIGAEVILKATKVDGIYSADPMTNPTAKRYNNLSYMEVLQKRLKIMDASAISLCMDNHIPVVVFNLFRKGNLKKIVTGKGIKTIVKE from the coding sequence ATGAAACCACTATATAAAAGATTTGTTCTAAAACTCTCAGGAGAAGCACTGCAAGGAGAGGAGAAGTTCGGTATTAATTCAAAAGCAATTATTTCTATAGCGAAAGAGATAAAAGATGTATGGCAGTTAGGATGTGAAATAGGGATAGTACTGGGTGGAGGGAATATATATAGAGGGAACACGAGAGATAAAGAGATTACAGACCCTGTAACAGCAGATTATATGGGAATGCTTGCCACGGTTATTAATGGACTTGCACTGCAGAATACACTTGAAAAATTAGGACTTGAAACACGTGTTCAGAGCGCCTTTGATATGAAGCAGTTCTGTGAAATGTATATAAGAAGGAGAGCAATAAGACATCTTGAAAAGAGAAGGATTGTTATATTTGTAGGTGGAACAGGAAACCCATATTTCACAACTGATACTGCTGCTGCCTTAAAAGCAATAGAGATTGGCGCAGAGGTAATACTTAAAGCAACAAAGGTTGATGGAATATATTCAGCAGACCCAATGACAAATCCTACGGCAAAGAGATACAACAATCTTTCTTATATGGAAGTACTTCAGAAACGACTTAAAATAATGGATGCTTCTGCAATCTCTCTATGTATGGACAACCATATCCCTGTGGTGGTCTTTAACCTATTCAGAAAAGGGAATCTAAAAAAGATAGTAACAGGTAAAGGAATTAAAACAATTGTAAAGGAGTAA
- the frr gene encoding ribosome recycling factor: MKGKIFSEVEKKMEGVVNFFKKEIGTLRAGRASISLLEGITVEYYGSKMPISQIATITIPQPQLIVIQPWDKNMLQEITKAIQSSNIGLNPIADANVIRVPVPPISEERRQELVKILHKMGEEAKVEIREIRRKGNEELKKAEKEKMITEDDMHKGIEEIQQTTDKFIKEIDKKVEEKSKEILEG; the protein is encoded by the coding sequence ATGAAAGGGAAGATATTCAGTGAAGTAGAGAAAAAAATGGAAGGAGTTGTTAACTTTTTTAAAAAAGAAATCGGGACTTTGAGGGCAGGCAGGGCTTCTATTTCACTCCTTGAAGGTATTACTGTAGAGTATTATGGTTCAAAGATGCCTATAAGTCAGATTGCAACAATAACTATACCACAGCCACAGTTGATTGTAATACAACCATGGGATAAAAATATGCTTCAGGAAATAACAAAAGCAATCCAGTCCAGTAATATTGGTCTTAATCCTATTGCCGATGCAAATGTTATCCGGGTTCCTGTACCACCTATCAGTGAGGAAAGGAGACAGGAACTGGTAAAAATTCTCCACAAAATGGGTGAAGAAGCGAAGGTTGAAATAAGAGAAATTAGAAGAAAAGGGAATGAAGAGTTAAAAAAAGCAGAAAAAGAAAAGATGATAACCGAAGACGATATGCATAAAGGAATAGAAGAAATACAGCAGACAACTGATAAATTCATAAAAGAAATAGATAAAAAAGTAGAAGAAAAAAGTAAAGAAATACTGGAAGGTTAA
- the cmk gene encoding (d)CMP kinase, whose protein sequence is MKKFVIAIDGPAGAGKSTVAKIVAKKIGFLYVDTGAMYRALTLKALRDRIPLTDEKKLIEMAQNSKIELQDNSERYSVFLDGKDVSEAIRTEEVSKGTHFIASILPIREILWKMQRELRERYDIVMEGRDIGSKVFPDAQLKIFLDASVEERAKRRYLQLKERGIEGDLTVIEKEIRERDEKDRKRTISPLIKQPDAFYIDTTKMTIPQVIEEIVNLYKNLKSNKS, encoded by the coding sequence ATGAAAAAATTTGTAATAGCGATAGATGGACCTGCAGGAGCAGGAAAAAGTACAGTTGCTAAAATTGTTGCAAAAAAGATTGGTTTTTTATATGTAGATACAGGTGCAATGTATCGTGCACTTACCCTGAAAGCATTAAGAGATAGGATACCTCTAACAGACGAAAAAAAACTGATAGAGATGGCACAAAATAGTAAGATAGAACTTCAGGATAATTCAGAAAGATACAGTGTATTTCTTGACGGTAAGGATGTCAGTGAAGCAATTAGAACAGAAGAAGTGAGTAAAGGCACACATTTTATTGCTTCTATACTCCCCATAAGAGAGATACTATGGAAAATGCAAAGAGAACTCAGGGAAAGGTATGATATTGTTATGGAAGGAAGAGACATAGGAAGCAAGGTGTTTCCTGATGCTCAATTAAAAATATTTCTTGATGCAAGTGTAGAGGAAAGAGCAAAAAGAAGATATCTACAACTGAAAGAGAGGGGGATTGAAGGGGACTTAACTGTTATAGAAAAAGAGATAAGAGAACGTGATGAGAAGGACCGGAAAAGAACTATATCTCCCCTTATAAAACAACCGGATGCTTTCTATATTGATACAACAAAAATGACTATCCCGCAGGTTATTGAAGAAATAGTTAATCTTTATAAAAATTTAAAATCAAATAAATCTTGA